The Populus nigra chromosome 19, ddPopNigr1.1, whole genome shotgun sequence genome includes a window with the following:
- the LOC133679726 gene encoding squalene synthase 2-like — protein MVSLGAILKHPDDLYPLLKLKMAAKHAEKQIPSGPHWASCYSLLHRVARSFALVIQQLGTELRNAVCIFYLVLRALDTVEDDTSIPADVKAPILIAFHRHIYDRNWHFSCGTKDYKVLMDQFHDVSTAFLELGKGYQEAIEDITKRMGAGMVKFICKEVETIDDYDEYCHHVAGLVGLGLSKLFHDSELEDLDSDSLSNSTGLFLQKTNIIRDYLEDINEIPKARMFWPREIWSKYVDELEDLKYEENSVEAVQCLNDMVTNSLIHVDNCLKYMSALPEPAIFRFCAIPQVMAIGTLAMCYNNINVFRGVVKMRRGLTAQVIHRTKTMADVYGAFFDFSCMLKSKVDKNDPNATKTLSILEAIQKTCRESGALNKRKSYILRNELKYNSVLIVLLFIILSIIFAYLSANRSSY, from the exons atggTGAGTTTGGGAGCGATATTAAAACACCCAGATGATTTATACCCACTATTGAAGCTGAAAATGGCTGCTAAACATGCTGAAAAACAGATCCCGTCTGGACCTCACTGGGCTTCCTGTTATTCCTTGCTTCATCGGGTCGCTCGTAGTTTTGCTCTCGTTATTCAACAGCTTGGCACAGAACTCCGTAACGct GTGTGCATTTTTTACTTGGTTCTTCGAGCCCTTGACACTGTTG AGGATGATACAAGCATACCTGCAGACGTCAAAGCACCTATTCTGATAGCTTTTCACCGCCACATTTATGATCGCAACTGGCATTTCTCAT GTGGTACCAAGGACTACAAGGTTCTTATGGACCAGTTCCATGATGTTTCAACAGCTTTTCTAGAGCTTGGAAAAGG TTACCAGGAGGCAATTGAGGATATTACCAAAAGAATGGGTGCAGGGATGGTAAAGTTTATCTGCAAGGAG GTGGAAACCATTGATGACTATGATGAATATTGCCACCATGTAGCAGGACTTGTTGGACTGGGCTTGTCCAAGCTTTTCCATGACTCTGAATTAGAAGATTTGGATTCAGATAGCCTCTCCAATTCAACGGGATTGTTTCTTCAG AAAACAAACATTATTCGTGATTATCTGGAGGACATAAATGAGATACCTAAGGCACGCATGTTTTGGCCTCGAGAGATTTGGAGTAAATATGTCGACGAACTTGAG GACTTGAAATATGAAGAGAACTCGGTCGAGGCAGTACAGTGCTTGAATGATATGGTTACCAATTCCTTGATACATGTGGATAATTGCTTGAAATACATGTCTGCATTGCCGGAACCTGCTATATTTCGGTTTTGTGCTATCCCTCAG GTCATGGCTATCGGAACCCTAGCAATGTGCTACAACAACATCAATGTCTTCAGAGGTGTAGTGAAGATGAGACGAG GTCTTACCGCTCAAGTTATTCATCGAACGAAAACAATGGCCGATGTCTATGGAGCTTTCTTTGACTTCTCTTGTATGCTGAAGTCCAAG GTTGACAAGAACGATCCTAATGCAACAAAAACATTGAGCATTCTGGAAGCAATACAAAAAACTTGCAGGGAATCCGGGGCTCTAAACAAAAG GAAATCTTACATACTTAGGAATGAGCTAAAATATAATTCTGTTCTG ATCGTCCTCCTCTTCATTATATTGTCTATTATTTTTGCTTATCTCTCTGCCAACCGATCAAGTTACTAG
- the LOC133679409 gene encoding SH3 domain-containing protein 2-like, with protein MEAIRKQATKLREQVAKQQQAVLKQFGAGGYGGSDTLVTDEAELNQHQKLERLYISTRAGKHFQRDIVRGVEGYIVTGSKLVEIGTKFSEDSRKYGAENTCTSGNTLSKAAMNYGRARAQMEKERGNLLKALGTQVAEPLRAMVMGAPLEDARHLAQRYDRMRQEAEAQAIEVSKRQAKVREMPGSPELAMKLESAETKLQDLKSNMSILGKEAAAAMAAVEAQQQRLTLQRLIAMVEAERAYHQRVLQILDQLEGEMTSERQRIEAPPTPSAENSMPPPPSYEEVNSMYASQAHNGTTDSISYFLGEVMHSYQGQSDVELTLSIGDYVVVRKVTNNGWAEGECKGKAGWFPYGYIERRDRVLASKIAEVF; from the exons ATGGAAGCGATACGAAAACAAGCCACGAAACTTAGGGAACAGGTCGCTAAGCAACAACAG GCTGTTCTCAAGCAGTTTGGGGCTGGTGGATATGGAGGTTCAGACACACTTGTTACTGATGAAGCAGAACTCAATCAGCACCAGAAACTTGAGAGGCTTTACATATCAACACGTGCTGGCAAG cATTTTCAAAGGGATATTGTTCGTGGTGTAGAAGGATATATTGTCACAGGATCCAAACTAGTTGAAATAG GAACAAAGTTTTCAGAAGATAGCAGGAAATATGGTGCCGAAAATACATGTACTAGTGGTAATACATTGTCAAAGGCCGCAATGAATTATGGTCGTGCCCGTGCTCAGATGGAGAAGGAACGTGGGAATCTGCTGAAAGCTCTTGGTACACAG gtaGCCGAGCCATTAAGAGCTATGGTAATGGGAGCTCCATTGGAAGATGCGCGGCATCTTGCTCAACGTTATGACAGGATGCGACAAGAAGCAGAAGCTCAG GCTATTGAAGTTTCCAAGCGGCAGGCAAAAGTGAGAGAAATGCCAGGCAGTCCTGAGCTTGCAATGAAGTTAGAATCTGCAGAAACAAAGCTGCAAGATCTGAAGTCAAACATGTCCATATTGGGGAAGGAAGCAGCTGCAGCAATGGCTGCTGTTGAAGCCCAACAACAGAGGTTAACTCTTCAGAGACTTATTGCTATG GTTGAAGCTGAACGTGCTTATCACCAGAGAGTCCTTCAGATACTAGATCAGCTTGAAGGAGAG ATGACATCAGAACGACAACGAATTGAAGCGCCTCCCACCCCAAGTGCAGAGAACAGCATGCCTCCACCTCCATCATATGAAGAAGTGAACAGCATGTATGCTTCCCAAGCACATAACGGAACAACGGACAGCATCAGTTACTTTTTAGGGGAG GTCATGCATTCATATCAAGGACAATCTGATGTGGAGCTGACTTTGTCAATTGGTGACTATGTTGTTGTTCGAAAG GTGACAAACAATGGCTGGGCCGAAGGGGAATGCAAAGGTAAAGCAGGCTGGTTCCCATATGGGTACATTGAAAGAAGGGATCGTGTCCTTGCCAGCAAAATAGCTGAAGTGTTTTAG